The Candidatus Ancaeobacter aquaticus nucleotide sequence ATCGGTTCCTTTCAAGCTATGTATTTTGAGCTTCTTCAATCCATTTTTTTACTTCTTCAAGTTTCGGCACTCTACCGGTACATTTCAACGTACCGTTTATTGAAAGGCCAGGTGTCATGAGAACACCCGCATCAACAATTTTCCCCATATCTTTTACTTTTTCAAGTGTATCAGGACAGTTCAAAGCATCAAGCGCTTCTTGAACAATACGCGCAAACTCTTCACATTTAGGACATCCCGGACCAAATATCTCTATTTTCATATTTCCTCCTTAAGCCATGTTACCCATTAAATACCGGCATAATATACCAGAAAACAAGTCCTGCAATAACTCCAAAGAACCACATG carries:
- a CDS encoding thioredoxin family protein → MKIEIFGPGCPKCEEFARIVQEALDALNCPDTLEKVKDMGKIVDAGVLMTPGLSINGTLKCTGRVPKLEEVKKWIEEAQNT